A genome region from Actinobacillus arthritidis includes the following:
- a CDS encoding HPr family phosphocarrier protein, which yields MSFVPTVEDTIEGAAQPQAVESAKNSANPTASEPAVEGQVEGTFVIQNEHGLHARPSAVLVNEVKKYNATIVVQNLDRDSQLVSAKSLMKIVALGVVKGHRLRFVATGDDAQKAIDGIGAAIASGLGE from the coding sequence GTGTCATTTGTACCAACGGTTGAAGATACGATTGAAGGCGCAGCACAACCGCAAGCGGTTGAATCTGCAAAAAATTCTGCAAATCCGACTGCTTCTGAACCTGCGGTAGAAGGCCAAGTAGAAGGTACATTCGTGATTCAAAACGAACATGGCTTACATGCTCGCCCAAGTGCGGTGTTAGTCAACGAAGTAAAAAAATATAATGCGACTATCGTTGTACAAAACTTAGATCGAGACAGCCAATTAGTTAGTGCGAAAAGCCTAATGAAAATTGTGGCATTAGGTGTAGTAAAAGGTCATCGCTTACGTTTCGTTGCAACCGGTGATGACGCTCAAAAAGCAATTGACGGTATCGGTGCGGCGATTGCATCGGGTTTAGGCGAGTAA
- the fruK gene encoding 1-phosphofructokinase has protein sequence MTQQLRIATVTLNPAFDLVGRLQRIEVGEVNTVETLGLYPAGKGINVAKVLADLGVKLAVTGFLGAENQGDFVQSFKQNGVDDQFYRIDGKTRINVKITETEADVTDLNFLGFEISAEDWANFTAQSQQWAKAFDLVAVCGSLPRGVTAQQFSQWLESLHQQGLKVVLDSGNAALTEGLKAHPWLVKPNRRELEVWANRPLNSLEEVIAAQELRAGGIENVIISMGADGSVWLNSEGVVQAQPPRRQNVVSTVGAGDSMVAGLIYGLAQGWDKAKTLAFASGTSALAVSQSNVGISNRNALDEIVSQVKLTQLH, from the coding sequence ATGACACAACAATTACGAATTGCAACCGTAACCTTAAATCCGGCATTCGATTTAGTCGGCCGCCTTCAACGAATTGAAGTGGGGGAAGTAAATACTGTTGAAACATTAGGTTTATACCCTGCTGGTAAAGGCATCAATGTAGCGAAAGTATTAGCGGATCTCGGCGTTAAATTAGCAGTTACCGGTTTTTTAGGCGCTGAAAATCAAGGCGATTTCGTTCAATCATTTAAACAAAACGGTGTGGACGATCAATTCTATCGTATTGACGGTAAAACCCGTATTAACGTAAAAATTACCGAAACCGAAGCGGACGTAACCGACTTAAACTTCTTAGGTTTTGAAATTAGCGCTGAAGATTGGGCAAACTTTACCGCTCAATCACAACAATGGGCAAAAGCGTTTGATTTGGTGGCGGTATGCGGTTCACTCCCTCGTGGTGTAACGGCACAACAGTTCTCACAATGGCTGGAATCACTTCACCAACAAGGCTTAAAAGTGGTATTAGACAGCGGCAATGCGGCATTAACCGAAGGTTTAAAAGCCCATCCGTGGTTAGTAAAACCGAATCGCCGTGAGTTAGAAGTTTGGGCGAATCGTCCGTTAAACAGCTTAGAAGAAGTGATTGCGGCACAAGAATTGCGTGCCGGCGGTATTGAGAACGTGATTATTTCAATGGGCGCAGACGGTTCCGTATGGCTTAACAGCGAAGGCGTGGTTCAAGCTCAACCGCCTCGCCGCCAAAATGTTGTGAGTACGGTCGGTGCCGGTGATTCGATGGTGGCAGGCTTAATTTATGGGCTTGCTCAAGGTTGGGATAAAGCGAAAACCCTCGCTTTCGCAAGCGGTACATCAGCATTAGCAGTATCACAAAGCAATGTCGGTATCAGCAACCGAAATGCCCTAGATGAAATTGTGTCCCAAGTGAAATTAACTCAATTACATTAA